The following proteins are co-located in the Blastopirellula marina genome:
- a CDS encoding anti-phage dCTP deaminase: protein MAADLFSNFKDSELVLGLVGAVGAKLDETSVFLTNRLRALGYSVREIHVSSEVIPLFVDTSDIPESRGYERISQLMQAGNEARQKALDNSLLALGIATRIHRLRNQEDGRPAPKKRMAYIVRSLKRPEEVKRLREIYGTGFYLIAAHCDPGRREGRLTGYYDMSSEQAQDLIERDFDDKEQYGQRLNKTFSLADFFIRIDAVDQAEEETIKQEVLRLTNIMFGHPFTTPTFDEYAMYFAFAAALRSADLSRQVGAVIAKNSQVLSHGANDSPAYGGGLYWPIVEEGKVCEPDNGRDYNRTIATPSGEHTGYDSNRIERDRIIEGIVSKVPESDRSQLRELLKRSQIADLTEYGRVVHAEMEALLSCGRAGVSPLGGTLYSTTFPCHNCAKHIIAAGIERVVYIEPYPKSKALEFHDDSVHFGFQKVEKKVNFEPFVGVGPRRFFDLFSYRHGSGRDVERQQDGYALTWNESEASLKLQMSPFSYLELEQLALKQIQIHELQGRENHE, encoded by the coding sequence ATGGCTGCCGATTTATTTAGCAATTTCAAAGACTCGGAACTCGTTTTGGGGTTGGTCGGTGCGGTGGGGGCCAAGCTGGATGAAACCTCCGTCTTTTTGACGAACCGCTTAAGAGCACTCGGGTATTCGGTACGTGAGATTCACGTTTCTTCTGAAGTGATCCCACTGTTTGTCGACACCTCCGATATTCCAGAGAGTCGGGGGTATGAACGGATAAGCCAGTTGATGCAGGCAGGTAACGAGGCGCGCCAGAAGGCACTCGATAACTCTCTGCTCGCACTCGGAATTGCAACCCGCATTCATCGGCTGCGTAACCAAGAAGATGGAAGACCCGCGCCCAAGAAACGGATGGCTTACATTGTCCGTTCGCTCAAACGACCAGAAGAAGTCAAGCGGCTACGCGAAATCTATGGAACCGGTTTTTACTTGATTGCTGCTCACTGCGACCCGGGAAGACGCGAAGGCAGACTAACGGGCTACTATGATATGTCGTCCGAGCAGGCCCAAGATTTGATCGAGCGCGATTTTGACGATAAGGAGCAGTATGGCCAGCGTTTGAACAAGACCTTTTCGCTGGCTGATTTTTTTATTCGCATTGATGCCGTAGATCAGGCGGAAGAGGAAACGATCAAGCAGGAAGTTCTGCGGTTGACGAATATCATGTTTGGTCACCCTTTCACGACCCCGACCTTTGACGAGTATGCAATGTATTTTGCATTTGCTGCCGCGTTACGGTCCGCCGATCTTTCGCGGCAGGTCGGTGCGGTGATCGCGAAGAACTCTCAAGTTTTATCGCATGGTGCGAATGACAGCCCAGCGTATGGTGGTGGGCTCTATTGGCCGATCGTCGAAGAGGGAAAGGTTTGCGAGCCGGACAATGGGCGGGATTATAATCGAACTATTGCTACCCCTTCTGGAGAGCATACCGGTTATGATTCCAATCGGATTGAAAGGGATCGGATCATTGAAGGAATCGTATCGAAGGTTCCCGAAAGCGACCGGTCGCAACTGCGAGAACTGCTGAAACGGAGCCAGATCGCCGATTTAACAGAATACGGCAGAGTGGTTCACGCGGAGATGGAAGCATTGCTATCGTGCGGCAGGGCTGGCGTATCACCATTAGGGGGTACCCTGTATTCAACGACGTTCCCTTGTCATAACTGCGCAAAACACATTATTGCCGCAGGAATCGAGCGTGTTGTTTACATTGAACCCTACCCGAAGAGTAAAGCATTGGAGTTTCATGACGATTCGGTCCATTTCGGGTTCCAAAAAGTCGAGAAAAAAGTAAACTTCGAGCCTTTCGTAGGTGTTGGCCCCCGACGTTTTTTCGACCTATTCTCGTACCGTCACGGTTCGGGCAGGGACGTCGAACGGCAGCAGGATGGGTATGCTCTGACCTGGAACGAATCTGAAGCATCGCTTAAACTGCAGATGTCTCCTTTCAGCTATCTAGAGCTTGAGCAACTCGCCCTTAAACAAATTCAGATACATGAACTCCAAGGCAGGGAGAATCACGAATGA
- a CDS encoding restriction endonuclease subunit S, producing the protein MAADFHDEGIPLIRVSGMGGRFVSLDGCNYLSQEKVERQWNHFRVNQGDLLISASASMGTVSEVDDASVGSVPYTGLIRLWPKPGGCISDFIRALVVSDLFGKQIDVLKAGATIQHFGPTHLRQIVVAVPPLEEQKAIAKFLDAETSKIDALVAEQRRLIELLAEKRQAVISHAVTKGLDPNVRMKPSGIEWLGDVPEHWEVTLLKRIAIVRTGVAKGKDHSGKETIEVPYLRVANVQDGFFDLTQVAKIEILEHELERYRLAAGDVLMNEGGDFDKLGRGHVWEGQIDPCITQNHVFAVRPTGVTAHWLNRITSSEYAQFYFMTRSKQSTNLASISSTNLMKLPVVLPPESEQFEILDFIDKSTKQFDSLLAEAEQAITLLQERRTALISAAVTGKIDVRARQY; encoded by the coding sequence ATGGCAGCAGATTTCCATGATGAAGGGATTCCGCTGATTCGAGTTTCGGGAATGGGAGGGCGATTTGTTTCGCTTGATGGATGTAACTATCTAAGTCAGGAAAAAGTAGAAAGGCAGTGGAATCATTTTCGAGTCAACCAAGGCGACCTTTTAATAAGTGCAAGTGCGAGCATGGGAACTGTATCCGAGGTCGACGATGCGTCGGTCGGAAGCGTTCCGTACACAGGTCTCATCAGATTATGGCCAAAGCCGGGTGGTTGTATTTCTGACTTCATCAGAGCACTCGTCGTCTCAGACCTCTTTGGAAAGCAAATCGATGTACTTAAAGCGGGAGCCACAATACAACATTTCGGGCCAACCCACCTTCGGCAAATTGTAGTCGCCGTTCCTCCCCTCGAAGAACAAAAAGCCATCGCCAAGTTCCTCGACGCCGAGACCTCCAAGATCGACGCGTTGGTGGCCGAGCAGCGGCGGCTGATTGAGCTGCTCGCCGAAAAGCGTCAGGCGGTCATCAGCCACGCCGTCACCAAAGGCCTCGACCCCAACGTGCGGATGAAACCTTCCGGAATCGAATGGCTGGGGGATGTGCCTGAGCATTGGGAGGTGACTCTTCTCAAGCGAATTGCGATCGTTAGAACTGGGGTTGCGAAAGGGAAAGATCATTCCGGCAAAGAAACAATCGAAGTCCCTTATCTTCGTGTTGCTAATGTCCAAGATGGATTTTTTGACCTGACTCAGGTTGCCAAAATTGAAATCTTAGAGCATGAACTGGAGCGGTATCGCCTTGCTGCGGGCGACGTATTGATGAATGAGGGTGGGGATTTCGATAAGCTAGGACGCGGCCACGTTTGGGAAGGACAAATTGACCCATGTATTACACAGAACCATGTGTTCGCAGTGCGTCCTACTGGTGTAACTGCACATTGGCTGAATCGAATTACTAGCTCTGAGTACGCGCAGTTCTACTTCATGACACGATCGAAACAGAGTACAAATCTTGCCTCAATCTCCTCTACCAATTTGATGAAGCTTCCCGTGGTCTTGCCTCCCGAATCTGAGCAGTTCGAGATCCTAGATTTCATCGACAAGAGTACAAAGCAGTTTGACAGCCTGTTGGCAGAAGCCGAGCAAGCCATCACGCTTCTCCAAGAACGCCGCACCGCCCTCATCTCCGCCGCTGTGACTGGCAAAATTGACGTTCGTGCTAGGCAGTATTAG
- a CDS encoding helix-turn-helix transcriptional regulator: MAINQGYQPIVLSLAQVAEMWSVSPRTVERWISSNEFPKPAKQGSGSFWHYETLNLWARLQLLQANPDLASEVAQMDKTPLHPQPESSLVKKDRRRRSTPSDPDQKPFQPVTVTRRKGDTV, translated from the coding sequence ATGGCAATCAATCAAGGTTATCAACCTATCGTTCTCTCGTTAGCCCAAGTGGCAGAGATGTGGAGTGTATCGCCAAGGACGGTAGAAAGGTGGATCTCGTCTAACGAGTTTCCTAAGCCGGCGAAACAGGGAAGCGGTAGCTTCTGGCATTATGAGACCCTCAATCTTTGGGCTCGTCTCCAGTTACTCCAGGCCAACCCAGACCTCGCTTCCGAGGTCGCACAGATGGACAAGACGCCATTGCATCCACAGCCTGAGAGTTCATTGGTGAAGAAGGACCGACGACGACGAAGTACACCTTCCGATCCCGATCAGAAACCATTTCAACCAGTTACGGTAACACGTCGCAAAGGTGACACGGTATGA
- a CDS encoding class I SAM-dependent DNA methyltransferase, whose translation MNPNLSSFIWSVADLLRGDYKQSEYGRVILPFTVLRRLDCVLEKTKEAVLAEKAKREAAGINPEPFLLKKAKQLFYNTSPLDLKKLMGDQDNILENLIAYVDAFSPAVRDIFECFDFHTQAQRLEKANLLYLVTEKFANIDLHPEVVPNEQMGHVFEELIRKFAEISNETAGEHFTPREVIRLMVNLLFIEDDQALTKPGIVRSIYDPTAGTGGMLSTAQDHLAEQNPEARLVMYGQELNAESYAICKADMLIKGQDVSHIKHGNTLSDDGLPGQLFDYMLSNPPFGVEWKKIQKEIKKEHQQQGYNGRFGPGLPRVSDGSLLFLMHLISKMRPAKDGGSRFGIVLNGSPLFTGGAGSGESEIRRHVLENDLLEAIIGLPTDMFYNTGISTYVWIVTNRKPKHRQGKVQLIDASGMWQKMRKSLGSKRKELSDDHIDEITRLFGKAKPHSTQDADGHTIPISRIFKNEEFGYHTITVERPERDEAGNIVKETRGKKKGQPKPDSSLRDTEEVPLGQDIEAYFQREVLPHVPDAWIDEEKTKIGYEIPFNRHFYVFKPPRELAEIDAELKEVTDRIVEMIGGLSQ comes from the coding sequence ATGAATCCGAATCTCTCTTCCTTTATTTGGTCCGTGGCCGATTTGCTGCGGGGTGATTACAAGCAGTCGGAATATGGCCGCGTTATTCTTCCCTTCACCGTGCTGCGGCGGTTGGATTGTGTGCTGGAGAAGACCAAGGAGGCCGTGCTGGCTGAGAAGGCCAAGCGCGAAGCGGCTGGCATCAACCCGGAGCCCTTCTTGCTCAAGAAAGCCAAGCAGCTCTTCTACAACACGTCGCCGCTCGATCTGAAGAAGCTGATGGGGGACCAGGACAACATCTTGGAAAACCTTATTGCGTACGTCGATGCCTTCTCGCCCGCCGTGCGCGATATCTTCGAGTGCTTCGACTTCCACACCCAGGCCCAGCGTCTGGAGAAGGCGAACCTGCTGTACCTTGTTACCGAGAAATTCGCCAACATCGATCTCCACCCGGAAGTGGTCCCCAACGAGCAGATGGGGCACGTCTTCGAGGAGTTGATCCGCAAGTTCGCTGAAATCTCCAACGAGACCGCGGGGGAGCACTTCACGCCCCGCGAAGTGATTCGTTTGATGGTCAATCTTCTCTTCATCGAAGACGATCAGGCCCTCACCAAGCCTGGCATCGTCCGCAGCATCTACGACCCCACTGCCGGCACCGGGGGAATGCTTTCGACCGCTCAAGATCACCTGGCCGAGCAAAACCCGGAGGCTCGCCTGGTGATGTACGGGCAAGAGCTCAACGCCGAGTCGTACGCCATCTGCAAGGCCGACATGCTGATCAAGGGGCAAGATGTCAGCCACATCAAACACGGCAACACTTTGTCCGACGACGGTCTGCCGGGGCAGCTGTTCGACTACATGCTTTCCAATCCTCCCTTCGGCGTCGAATGGAAGAAGATTCAAAAGGAAATCAAGAAAGAGCACCAGCAGCAAGGCTACAACGGCCGCTTCGGTCCTGGCTTGCCGCGGGTTAGCGACGGCTCGCTGTTGTTCCTCATGCACCTCATCTCCAAAATGCGGCCGGCCAAGGATGGGGGAAGCCGGTTTGGCATTGTGCTCAATGGGTCTCCCCTGTTCACCGGTGGGGCTGGCAGTGGCGAAAGCGAGATCCGCCGTCACGTGCTGGAAAACGACCTGCTGGAAGCAATCATCGGGCTGCCGACCGACATGTTCTACAACACCGGCATCAGCACCTACGTCTGGATTGTCACCAACCGCAAGCCGAAGCACCGTCAAGGAAAGGTCCAACTGATCGACGCCAGCGGCATGTGGCAGAAGATGCGGAAGAGCCTGGGGAGCAAGCGGAAGGAGCTTTCCGACGACCATATCGACGAGATCACCCGCCTGTTCGGCAAAGCGAAGCCGCACAGTACCCAGGACGCCGACGGGCACACCATCCCCATCAGCCGCATCTTTAAGAACGAAGAGTTCGGCTACCACACCATCACGGTCGAACGCCCCGAACGGGACGAGGCCGGCAACATCGTGAAGGAAACCCGCGGCAAAAAGAAAGGCCAGCCGAAGCCCGACAGCAGCCTCCGCGATACCGAAGAAGTCCCCCTGGGCCAGGACATCGAGGCCTACTTCCAACGGGAAGTCCTGCCCCATGTGCCCGATGCCTGGATCGACGAAGAAAAGACCAAAATCGGCTACGAAATCCCCTTCAACCGCCACTTCTACGTCTTCAAGCCACCGCGCGAACTGGCCGAGATTGACGCGGAGTTGAAAGAGGTGACCGACCGGATTGTGGAGATGATTGGGGGGCTTTCGCAGTGA
- a CDS encoding terminase — translation MDPTLLSTRQLAKRWGVSERWLWRATHEVKPGIPVLRLMGLKRYRLADIERIEKEGQHVTRGE, via the coding sequence ATGGATCCAACTCTACTTTCAACGCGGCAGCTCGCCAAGCGATGGGGAGTTAGTGAGCGCTGGCTGTGGCGTGCCACCCATGAAGTGAAACCCGGTATTCCGGTTTTACGACTGATGGGGCTCAAGCGATACCGCTTGGCAGATATCGAACGCATCGAGAAGGAGGGGCAACATGTCACACGCGGCGAATGA
- a CDS encoding ATP-dependent nuclease has translation MTDFENYSIKFKDLKCFGENPEGFETIKPINLIVGRNNSGKSTLLDCLPFLMEGNVERSKKLYRDLDRIPGIEISAKLVPSILERVFKKTTSGGIYRAFHNLADFAAIHLEGKRLTVETNLSQLDRYTFVSLDDAKRVDMTFPRDATNQFRNDLVRCLTNPFRDCTFHRMNPERRLLPEVDRDYIVKGDGTGATTEIQRFLNKDRLPREMVTKNLREQLNDIVRPDASFKDILAQQLGDSDEWEIFLDEENKNLVPLSNSGHGLQTIILVLVHTILLTRKSGNLNRHVFAFEELENNLHPSLLRRLLVYIRSCAVEKGATIFITTHSQTAIDFFRSDEAAQIVHVTHDGNVAECRTLTSFIDHGDLLDDLDVRASDILQSNCVIWVEGPSDRILINRWIEIASEGMLKEGIHYQCVFYGGRLLSHLSADAPDMSDDDVVKILTLNRKACVVMDSDKKTKNAQIGRTKLRIQQEVEEQKGIAWITEGREVENYVSPSVMQGVLELDELPKITRFQEVYDRLDRIKKGTGTRERRRKPEFAKRIAESLDMNNWKVLDLETRVRELCQKIRAWNGERE, from the coding sequence ATGACGGACTTCGAAAACTACTCAATCAAATTCAAGGATCTTAAGTGCTTTGGCGAGAACCCTGAAGGATTCGAAACGATCAAGCCTATCAACCTAATTGTTGGTAGAAATAATTCTGGAAAGTCAACATTGCTGGATTGTCTTCCATTCCTCATGGAAGGAAATGTTGAAAGATCAAAAAAGCTTTATCGTGATCTTGACAGAATTCCTGGAATTGAAATATCTGCGAAGCTTGTACCATCAATTCTGGAACGCGTTTTCAAAAAAACTACTAGCGGGGGCATCTACAGGGCATTCCATAACTTGGCGGATTTCGCTGCAATACATCTTGAAGGCAAAAGGCTTACGGTGGAGACCAATCTTAGTCAGTTAGACCGATATACGTTCGTATCCTTGGATGATGCTAAACGTGTTGACATGACGTTTCCCCGAGATGCAACAAATCAGTTTCGAAACGACTTAGTAAGGTGCCTTACGAACCCATTTAGGGATTGTACGTTTCATCGAATGAATCCGGAGCGTCGACTACTGCCGGAGGTTGATCGTGACTACATCGTTAAAGGTGATGGAACGGGAGCGACGACGGAGATACAAAGATTTCTAAACAAAGATAGACTTCCTCGCGAGATGGTGACGAAGAACCTGCGTGAACAACTCAATGACATCGTACGTCCCGATGCGAGCTTTAAGGACATTCTCGCTCAGCAACTTGGCGATAGCGATGAATGGGAGATCTTTCTCGATGAAGAGAACAAGAATTTGGTGCCATTATCGAATTCTGGACACGGTCTTCAGACTATTATTTTAGTGCTGGTACACACAATTTTACTTACTCGCAAATCGGGAAATCTCAATAGACATGTTTTTGCATTTGAAGAGCTAGAGAACAATCTACACCCCTCATTGCTACGTCGTTTGTTAGTCTATATTCGTTCATGTGCTGTTGAAAAAGGCGCTACGATATTCATCACGACGCACTCTCAAACCGCGATCGATTTTTTTCGAAGCGACGAAGCAGCACAAATCGTTCATGTCACGCACGATGGAAATGTGGCAGAGTGTCGGACGCTCACCTCATTTATTGATCATGGGGATTTACTCGACGATTTAGATGTTCGAGCTAGTGATATCCTTCAATCAAATTGCGTGATTTGGGTGGAAGGTCCTTCTGATCGAATTCTTATCAATCGCTGGATTGAGATTGCGTCGGAAGGGATGCTAAAAGAGGGTATCCACTACCAATGTGTGTTCTATGGTGGGCGATTGTTATCCCATTTGTCCGCTGATGCACCTGACATGAGTGACGACGATGTAGTGAAGATTTTGACGCTGAATCGAAAGGCTTGTGTTGTAATGGACAGTGACAAAAAGACTAAGAATGCACAGATAGGCCGCACAAAACTTAGAATCCAGCAAGAGGTTGAAGAACAAAAAGGCATAGCGTGGATTACAGAAGGCCGCGAAGTTGAAAACTATGTGAGTCCCTCGGTGATGCAAGGCGTTCTCGAACTCGACGAACTCCCAAAGATTACACGTTTTCAGGAGGTTTATGATCGATTGGATCGTATTAAGAAAGGTACAGGAACGCGTGAAAGACGTCGAAAGCCTGAGTTCGCAAAGAGAATTGCCGAGTCCCTCGACATGAATAACTGGAAGGTCTTAGATCTAGAGACGCGTGTTCGTGAATTATGTCAAAAGATTCGAGCGTGGAATGGTGAGCGAGAGTAG
- a CDS encoding tyrosine-type recombinase/integrase — MARLIPDSRKKHGWRYEPVISGKRLRFSFTCRLKRTAERTVLRIDDLIESAVHRTPLDGELLRWLEEIDERLFKQLVRAGLAKERAGHTVQSLTNAILESKEASVKPRTIVSMKQTQTSLIDFFGADCDITTITPGDADEFKSFLQSPRKISKRRKSGETYEKEQPGLAAETVQRRLRNAKSFFNFAVRKKFIKDNPFADMRTGQRGNRARMFHVDTALAYRVLDALPNARWRLLFSLYRWGGLRFNEALLLTWDDVVADQRVMMVPDEKGATHGRPVRKVPLFDEIEPYLLEVWEDLSSKTPGNTPIFVELLKGANPNQYLRNYFIRYLERAGITPWPRIFQNLRSTRATELSRIYASHVVRAILGHTEEVAQTNYLQPLEEDYDAIRQVSSRSTDEARKKPAEDARGKSDAFARRFTRTRHPMYNSRQSPSNHDSIKKPRENKPGVSFVDGNCDGSDARQNPSSRPGRTRTRDQGIMRT; from the coding sequence GTGGCAAGACTGATTCCCGATAGCCGTAAGAAGCACGGCTGGCGATACGAACCAGTAATTTCAGGCAAGCGATTACGTTTTTCCTTCACGTGTCGGCTAAAGAGAACGGCAGAGCGTACCGTGTTGCGAATCGATGACCTGATTGAATCTGCGGTGCATCGCACGCCACTTGATGGCGAATTACTACGCTGGTTAGAAGAGATCGACGAGCGGCTATTCAAGCAACTGGTGAGAGCTGGTTTGGCCAAGGAGAGAGCCGGACATACGGTGCAGAGCTTGACGAATGCGATACTCGAATCGAAAGAGGCAAGCGTCAAGCCACGTACGATCGTCAGTATGAAACAGACGCAGACGAGCTTGATCGACTTCTTTGGGGCGGATTGCGACATCACAACGATCACTCCCGGGGATGCCGATGAGTTTAAGAGCTTTCTGCAATCGCCACGTAAGATTTCCAAGAGGCGGAAATCGGGTGAGACCTACGAGAAGGAGCAACCAGGGCTTGCGGCCGAGACGGTTCAACGTCGCCTTCGCAATGCTAAGTCGTTCTTCAACTTCGCAGTGAGAAAGAAGTTCATCAAGGACAACCCATTCGCGGACATGCGAACTGGGCAACGTGGTAATCGTGCTCGGATGTTCCATGTCGACACGGCTTTGGCATATCGAGTTTTGGATGCTTTGCCGAATGCCCGCTGGCGTTTGCTGTTCTCGCTATACCGTTGGGGCGGCCTCCGCTTCAATGAGGCTCTCTTGTTGACGTGGGACGATGTCGTGGCCGATCAGCGTGTGATGATGGTGCCAGACGAGAAGGGTGCGACACACGGTAGGCCGGTCCGAAAAGTACCGCTCTTCGATGAAATCGAGCCCTACCTTCTGGAGGTATGGGAAGACCTATCGAGTAAGACACCTGGCAACACGCCTATCTTCGTCGAGTTGCTCAAAGGGGCCAATCCCAATCAGTACCTCCGCAACTACTTCATCCGGTACCTAGAACGCGCCGGCATCACCCCTTGGCCCAGGATTTTCCAGAACCTGCGTTCGACTAGGGCCACAGAATTAAGCCGGATCTACGCCTCACACGTCGTACGGGCCATCCTGGGACATACCGAGGAAGTCGCCCAGACAAATTACTTGCAGCCCCTGGAAGAGGACTACGACGCCATCCGCCAGGTGAGCAGCCGATCAACAGATGAGGCCCGCAAAAAACCGGCCGAAGATGCCCGAGGGAAGTCTGACGCATTTGCACGCAGATTTACGCGCACACGTCATCCGATGTATAATTCGCGACAATCGCCGTCAAACCACGACAGCATTAAAAAACCCCGGGAAAACAAGCCCGGGGTGTCGTTCGTTGACGGGAATTGTGATGGTTCTGACGCACGTCAAAACCCGTCGAGTAGGCCAGGCAGGACTCGAACCCGCGACCAAGGGATTATGAGGACCTAG
- a CDS encoding helix-turn-helix domain-containing protein, whose protein sequence is MSIAEQLREQIETSDKSRYEIARQSGIAQSVLARFVAGETSLSMANVEKLVSYFELELTERPKGKKHRGKTDSR, encoded by the coding sequence ATGTCTATCGCTGAACAGCTTCGAGAACAAATCGAGACTTCAGACAAGTCTCGTTATGAAATTGCTCGCCAGAGTGGTATCGCACAAAGTGTTCTGGCCCGGTTCGTTGCTGGTGAAACATCCTTGAGTATGGCTAACGTCGAAAAGTTGGTTAGCTATTTCGAACTTGAACTAACGGAACGCCCGAAAGGAAAGAAGCACCGTGGCAAGACTGATTCCCGATAG